ATATCTTTCATGCGCCAGAACCTGGAAGAGACGCAATGCCTGGAAGACGCATTTTTCCAGGAAACCACCCTGCAACCCGACCTCCAGTTAAATTACAAGGAAGCATACGAGTCCTTGCTTACCGCGATCGAAAAACTTCCGCCGGCGCGCAGGCAGGTTTTTAAAATGAGCCGCCTCGAAGGTTTAAGCTATGAGGAAATCTCGCAAAAATTGAACATATCCCGGAATACCATTAAAGAACATATTGTAAAATCGCTTAATTTCCTAAGGCAATCGCTGAAAAACGAAGGCCGCTGGCTATCGCTGCTGCTATTATTTTTTTGTTTTTTTAACCCGGAACCACCCACCTGCCATTTTAAAAGCGTCTTTATGTGTAATTGAACGACAATG
Above is a genomic segment from Chitinophaga pollutisoli containing:
- a CDS encoding RNA polymerase sigma-70 factor encodes the protein MATHTIQSEKELLLRTAGGDEQAFTLLVDLYWNKVYSHALAYTKKQVAAQEITQDIFLNIWHKRLRLPEVTNFSNYLFIAGKHQIISFMRQNLEETQCLEDAFFQETTLQPDLQLNYKEAYESLLTAIEKLPPARRQVFKMSRLEGLSYEEISQKLNISRNTIKEHIVKSLNFLRQSLKNEGRWLSLLLLFFCFFNPEPPTCHFKSVFMCN